The genomic interval aattgggtaatcatgatatattgctagatgtcactcatggtttacgagaattaattgttgattattcttgttgccaatttatttgtggacccagaaagtcccacccaaaaagaaattactttcaaagagaaaataaataaattagtaattttataattactaattatagtgcatttatttattggataaataagagtaattaaataattatattatgaatgtaattatttaatcatagattgggttgggccttttgctagtacattaggcttggcccaatgtcactattggattcaaataaattccattggattgggcttggtccaattgcattaaatggaatgggcttgagaagcccaacccatttaatgaagaatagtttttaattggaactataaatagctccaaactcttattttctctcataagtgtcttcttgattcacttgaatgtagagagaattttggagaagtgttcttgaatccaagaggtaagttagaaatttttgtgaaaaatttcttctacttatcttctctctttgatattcttgaatagaagtgatttcgggtggaccgactcggcatcctacacttggaggattatacggcgggaaatctaacggtgaaataagatttcatcaaagaggtatttttcgtttatgccttcgttttattaaaccataatttctgaaaaacgggatacctccaaattaaattttaatttccgctgcgcatatgataagatctatgtaactcaacagTTATGCCAAGAAAGACAAACAAAAGGAAGAAGCCAATGTAGTGACCCCCTATGACCCTAGTGAGGTTAGTGAGGTATACATGCTTCTAGATTCTAATGCAAAATTAGTGGGGAAGGACTATGTGTCTGTTGTTCCATTTGAAGGAAGGGTTGAGTATCCTTATTCCCACCACCTTGAGCAAGGTGGAGAGTCCTAAcctaagtgggaggatgagagaaatcctaacctaagtggTAGAATGAGTTAGATCCTagcctaagtgggaggatgagAGAAGGCCTTAAAAACATgtatatgcatttgttgcatttcctatgtggataatatgcatttgttgcatatttAAGCTTTTGTTGCTAGTCTAAGAATTTGTTGCATATcctatgcatttgttgcatgctttgcatttgttgcatgtgctTGTTTCGTGTTGCTTGTGTGTGCTGGCCTCATTAggaatcaaggtggagattgttgggttttgtgtttcctaatgagctCCAAGGCGATGACGATGGTTCAGGTTAGCTTCATAGGTTTCGGCTCGGGATTGAAGCAACGGTTCAACCCACTTATTGGCAACCCACTTATTGGCAGCCCACTTatagaagtcgggccataagcccttaacccttcctttggaggagaaatgagCCCTGACCCATTTGCTCAAGCGAGGGAGGAAGCCCATGAATCCCAAGTCCATGAAGCCCACAATATAAAAGGGATTCTTCCCCTTTTGTGCCCTAGGTGTGGCGGCCGATTGTGTGCTCTCTTGTTCCCTCTCTCGGCCGAATCTCCTCTTATTGATGGCGATCCTCTTggggtttctttccttctcgGATGGATGCTTCTTTCCTTTGCTGTGTGTCGCACTTTCCTTGTGCGTGGTGGTTGTTCATCAATGGCGTTTGCAACACCTATTTAGTCCGAGTTGCTGTCTTCTCTTTGGGGTAAGTTTTTCGGCCATTGTTGAACCCATATCTTTGTAATTTCCCTCTGTTTCTTGGTGGATCCTACTGTGTGTGGAAGCTTGTGTGGCATGGGTAAGGGGTGTCAATCGGCCgagagatttgggggtttgagGGCTTCGGTTCTTGGGGCTTTTGAGCTCCTTTGtcgcttggtgtccctatttgtTAGCgttacctaagtggtgattGAACGAACCTAGATCTGAGCCTTGTAGCAGTCTTCGTGACTGCCATTGTTGCTAAACAGGGAGTTTAATTTTCTGTCTTGATTTGTTCTTGCATTCGattattttttggtttgatttcgatTGAGTTCTAACCCTCTATTTTGTAGAGTTTTCTGCAACAGGAGTCATCCCGCCGCACGCGCACCCTTGCGCCACCGAGATCTTGACGGTGCTGGAAGGCACCGTCGAAGCCGGCTTTGTCACCTCCAATCCCGACAACCGCCTCATCTCGAAGGTGCTTAAGAAGGGCGATGTCTTCATCTTCCCAGTAGGACTTATTGACTTCCAGAGAAACGTCGGGTATGGCAGCGCCGTCGCCGTCGCCAGTTTAAGCAGCCAAAGTCCCGGCCTTGTAACTGCGAGCGGCGCCGTTTTCAGATCCAACCCTCCTGTGCCTGCTGATATTCTGTCCAAAGcattccatcttgacaagagcATTGTCGAGCATCTTCAAACCGTTTTCTAGATCAATTTCCCATTGTTTATACCGTTTGGAATTATATATCATTTCTGATTCATGAATCATGTAAGCGCATATGGGGAGAAGGAAGATATGATGGCTGATGAATTGATTTAGTAATTCTACAGGCATGGGAGCGACAATCCAGTACCCTGTCTTGTGAATTGCTTGATTGGAAGAGGGAAACaacagaaaaagagaaaatatcaaGCAAACAAATAACTTGGTTCTCAATTAGAGGGATTAAACTAGAGAACATATCTTGAcagaaattttgttaaataagtagtcaaattttgattaatttgtgaTTGGTTTTATCTTATATGATAaagattaatttaatagagaaaaatatttcagATAATTTTATCTGAGAGTTAATTCATTATGATTACGATTTGAAGCCTaaaaataaacaactctattttatttattgatggTTCACTCTTGATAATTTGTGGAATGATATATCTAATTAAATTAGTGTGGTTATCTGTTTTGGTGAGTGTGTGGATTGTATTTCATAACTTGATAAGTAGAGTTTCATGGTGTCCAAAGTCACTAGTTAACTGAACTTAGAAAATTAGTTTATAGGTTTggtttgattaataaattacctCCTTGTAGTGGGattataaatgtaaattattaagccaaattaataatcttattctaattttctcatttgattTCTATGTTAATTTAGGCAATCCGAATCTAACAAACTTGAGAACTCTGATTCCAGGTATACCCAATCTCTTAAATTGTACTGCAACTTAGAAGAGAGAATAACATTGTACCCACGTTGCAGTGGTATGGAAGTTCCATTTTTCATTACTATATATGGCAAGGGTGAGATGAGTATGGTTGCCTTTATAGAATTAATTATGTTTTGAGGTGAGTGACTGATAATAGTGCAAAAAGTAAGCCCAAaccccatatttttgccttaatatttttatatgataatttaatttttttattattttaattatacttttaaatgatatattttcaagtcaattgcATCTTCATCAAAATTGAGTTAAGAGCATTCTACATGAGTGTTTTGAAATGCCCAAATTACAATCGTTGTTGATTATCATCTTCGCCATAACTTCCTTCAATGGTCGTCAACAATTAAGAtacaaagaatggaaaagaaaataggttagaacaAAGAGGGTTTGCGGGAGTAAAGGATTGGTGAAGATAATTGTTGGCAACGAGGTTAGATAGGCAACGTGGTAGGATAAAAAGCAACTGGCGACAAAGTACAGAGGATAAAGGAAAAGGTGTAGGCCGACGATTATGACAGAAGATAAAGATAACCGCTTGTTATGGTGGAGGGCAATCGACAATAAAAAAGCATCAATGGTGGAGGAAGACAAAGAGTTGAAGAAGCCGTCAGTGGGAAAAACAATTCAATTGAACAGAAAGTCAATTGTTGCAACTAAAGAAGAAAGTGGATGGTCAAAGACATCGCTGACTAGAAAGACTATGACTAGAAAAGACGAAACAAGAGCTCTTGTCAATAGAAGAAGACTAACAATTACTCGCAGTGATTAAAGGATTAAAGAAGGCACAAGAACAATCGTGATGATCGAAAACAACGATTGATGTAGTCAACAGCAATTGTGAGGAACTAGTGGTAGTCAGTGACGTTGAATAGACCTTTTCCTCCACCCTTTGTACTTGTCACCAACCACTTCCCTTATCTCGTTGTCGGTTGTTTTTTGCACGTGTGAAGaataatttgaatatttcaatgcGTGTGTGTTGCAAGTTCTACGTGAGATAtgcaattgactcaaaaatacatGATTTAggggtgtaattgaaacaacTAAAAGTTATGATCACacaaaaaaatgtgaaagtataagagtaaaaatatgggatttgatcaaaaaaaaaaaaagggggggggggggggggttgggggaACCTAAAAGTCACTTAAGTagcggaaaaaaaaaaaaaaaaactgaagcCATGCTATAAATACACTGTAATTCTTTAATGCGCCTTCACAAACACTATTAGATATGTATCAAGAGTCCTAAGGGTCGATTTAGTTATGGAAGCTCCACTTTTGCATTTACCTCGAGTTCCTTTCATCTTCGAACTTGCTCTTGTTTCATGGAAGATTTGAATATgagaaaatcaaacaaataaaGATTTGTCAAGATATGTTCTCTAGTTTAATCCCTCTAATTGAAAACCAAGTTATTTGTTTGCTTgatattttctcttcttgctGCCCTCTTCGGATCAAGCAATTCACATTTTCCAACTTCTTGAGAATtcaaaattggtaaaaaaaaaaaagatgcaagACAAGACAATGTACTGTAATGGATTATCACTCTTATGTCTGTAAAATTactgaaataatatttattaaaataaataagataaaattagaatattttctaGACTATTACATGATGGGATCAAGAAagattaagaataatttaaaatttttatcaaattattcgttaaattttttaaaatatactaaagggcatatgtataattttttttatctataaaatttaaaatatatttatcttcaaagagaaaaagataaaacatatataaaaatattaaaaaaagttatataattttttttaaaaaaaatcattaaataaatttaacaaacatattaaaaaaataaaaatataaaatatttttttatatcttagtgTTCTCCGTCTATATATTAGTTAACAAAACCCTTCCTAAATCCATTCATCAGGCATCATCTCTTCCTTCTCCCCATATGCGCTTGCATGATTCATGAATCAGAAATGATATATAATTCCAAACGGTAAACAACAGGAAAGTGATCTAGAAAACGGTTTGAAGATGCTCGACAATGCTCTTGTCAAGTTGGAATGCTTTGGACAGAATATCAGCAGGCACAGGAGGGTTGGATCCGAAAACGGCGCCGCTCGCAGTTACAAGGCCAGGATTTTGGCTGCTTAAACTGGCGACGGCGACGGCGCTGCCATGCCCGACGTTTCTCTGGAAGTGAATAAGTCCTACTGGGAAGACGAAGACATCGCCCTTCTTAAGCACCTTCGAGATGAGGCGGTTGTCGGGGTTGGAGGTGACGAAACCGGCTTCGACGGTGCCTTCCAGCACTGTCAAGATCTCGGTGGCGCGAGGGTGCGCGTGTGGCGGGATGACTCCCCACCGCGCATAGTCGATGCGAACCATTGAGATTCCGAGCGTGTTGAGTCCCGGCAGCTGCGCCACGGTCACCGGGGTGACGGCGGAGCCGAACTTATTGGACGTGTTTCCGGCGGCATGAAGGCCGCTGAAGGAGAAGTGGTCGGCGTTCACGAGCTTGGCGTCCAGGCAAGCGAGCCCATTCACTCTTGCTGCCAGGCCAAGATATGAACACTACTCAGATGTGAGCCGAGCAAATACTGGAAATAGAGGTTAAAGAGAAACAGATTAAAAACAATGCACAAAATTAAAGAACCTGAGTTAGCGGGGTCAGCGACGCAGAAATCTTGTAAGGGACTAGGCTCGTAAGCAACGGCCATCGAGCAAGAGAGAGCTAGCAGACTCAGAATCAAAATGCAGTACTTCGCCATCTTAGGTGATTCTGCTTTCTCTTGCTTGAAGAATGCCTGTGGGAGCTCTGACACAAACCAAGTAGCGTACTCGGCCTCTATATATAGCTAGGAAGCGAGCAGTGTCGACAGAGAAAAGAAGAACTAGTCTCCATCACTAGACTAATAATCATAGTAAGCTGCCGTCTGAACTCTAATATTGATGTGTTGGAAATGGTCTTCTATGTATCTTAACTATAATTGCTGACAGTATCGAAGGATCCAAAATcatatatttgtaattttgttagTGAATGCTGTGTGGGTGGCCATACGGCACATGAAGATGCTTTTTGTTGTAACAAGTACTGTGACAGGCACAAAATAActgaagaagatgagagaaagaCACAAGTAGAGATAGGCACAAATTTATGCATTTGGCATATATTATCTATGTAAAGTAGGAGGAAAATTTGGCAAGCCGGAGCTTCTGACAAACCATTAAAAAGTCCAAGAAATGATGAAATGGAAAAATAACACGAAAATGCAgcagtgaaaaagaaaaatgaagtgttaaaataaaatgtaacaGCTGCAGcgcaacaattaaaaaaaggccaagagaagaaagaattaGCATAAGGTGTAACTTTGTATGTGTTAGTTTACAGTTCATAAGGTGTACAACACCACCGCATGTTGGATTTGCAGTCAAAGGTTGAGCACTCTCTCATGGCATGCTCTCATACTACACATTGACatttaaaaaatcttgatagaaaggaaaattgaaaagcaactTTAATAATGTAAGGACCAGAATGACGTGTACTAAAATATGTTGTCCAAATCTCTAACTAGAAATTGAGACATCACAAGTGACACGTTCCATACATCTCCTAGACTTCCAGCTAATTTCACCAGAAAATACCTTGATAAGTGCAATGCCAACAAGTCCAATCACAGAACAGTTTAGATTCCCagaattcctctttgtttcgACATGTTCCCCATCTATGACATCATTGGCATCTACACTTGAAAATTTCCTGGAACGCCAGGGAACATCTTCTTCAACAATTTGATCATCAATTTCTCAATTTGATAACGATGATGAGTAGTCAACATGCTGCAATTCACAATTCAGTCATCTTCTACAAGCTCACGTAGAAAAATATGTTGTCAAATCTCTATCTAGAACTTGAGACCTCACCAGTGTCAGCTTTAATATATCCCTTAAACTTCTGGCCAATTTCACCAGAAAATACCATGACATGATAAGTACAAACGCCAAAATCTGACCTTGTACAAGTCCAACTAGTAcaatcacaaaaataatgagATGCCCTGAATCTCTCATTTTACTGACGTCCCCAGCTTTGCTATCTGCGGGGTCTACCCTACAGATTTTGTCAGAACTCCAAGTTGCATCACATTGCAATCCACAATTATGTCCACTTTCTACATAGTCATCATGCTGCAATTCACAACTCACTCCACCGTCTCTGTGCTTACTTTCACCCATATCCACTTTGCTGTCTCCAACAAACCGCGGGCTTCATTCTTGGAAGCAGACTATTTCTTCTTTGAACCATGAAACTTCTTTACAAGTTTCATCATCTTGGACCTTATCTTGCCTCTTATgaattttatgacttttataGGTGTCTTCTTTCTCCAAAACACCATTTCCGATTTCTCTGGCACTTCTTATCTCCTGCATAGGAGACACCAAATTAGGACTAGGCTGCACAGCTTAATTTTCTTGAACCATAGCATTCATCATCTTCCCCTCAGAACCACAATGATAATTCGATTGCACAACTTGAATTTCTTGAATGTGACCACCCAGGTCACGCTTCTTGAAGGACAAAGATGCAGAGACAAAAGTTGCCATCTCTTCTCAATCAATTGGTGCCTCCACCATCAACTTCTGGTTATTGATTCTAAGACAAAACAGACCCGTTCCATCAAGCATTGGACCAACTTCTTTGCATTCATACAAAGTGTGACCATTCTGCACAAATGTTTACCAGCATACTCCATGAAAAATAGCAAGAAAGCAGACATGATAACCCAACCACGAATTTCATCCCAAGGCCAAAACCACCACCAAAAACATCttcaaaactgccacaaaaacCCTATTTGCATCTACAACCTCACCAATTTCCTTCACCTCCCCCATTGACTGCCTTTGTTTCGGTGTCAGACTGCTCAAACAAACAACTCTGCCACACCAAAGGGGAAGCAGGGCCTGCAACGCAAAAATCTTGCAAGGGACTAGGCCTGAAAGCAATGGCCACTGAACAAGAGATAGCAAGCAGAGTCAGAAACAAACTGTAGTACTTCGCCATCTTAGTTGACTTTGCTTTCTCTTGCTTGATGAATGTCTGAGAAAGCTCTAAAGCAAATCAAGTACCTCTATATATAGCTAGGGAAGTGAGCACTGTTGACAGAGGAAAGGAGGAAGAACAAGTCTTCATCACTAGAATAGTACTTATGATTAAGCTGCCATCTGGGCTCTAATCTTGAAGTGCTGAGGGAATCAATTTCTTGCTAGACTGGATGAGATGCTCCTAAAAAATATAGGAGTAGCGGAAACCATAGAGAACTGATAGGGATTGatttatcttgtttttatttattattattatttagaagatgaagatatatttgatttagagatcagaatcatattttgatattgTTTCCTATCTTGATTTTAAAGATTAGATttagattaggatttatttgttaccttgttattttaatttgtttccatttttgtcAGATAATTATAGATACAATAGGATTTGGATTTAAATCatattaggattttttttagatGATTATAGATATTATAGGATTTGGAATAGAATCATATTAGGACTTGGATTCCTAATCAAACTACAGTTAGGATTATTTTGGCCTATAATAAGGctcaaataactttttattgaaTACAATTGATAATTTGgctattctctctcttctctttctttcctccttTCTGTAATTTTTCCTACTGTCCCGCATCAAGGACCAGCTGGACTTTCGCCAATCAACTCATTCCCACCTGCAATCCTAGGGCTGACGCTCTAGCTGCTTGACGCCCCAGCTCCCACAAGAATGTTCTAAGCCTTGGCAATACACAACCCAGTCCATAATGTGGCTGGACAGTCATCCACTTGTACACGCACAGTAGGTGCATAACGTGGCAAAGCAACATCGAAGATACTGGATCATAGAAGTCCATTCACTGACATTATCATGGTGCAACACAGATCCATCTATGGAAGGCCTCAACCAAATCCTACCCACTAGGGCTTTGCCACCCTGACAATTGTCTTGAGTGAATGAAGTAGAATCCACTCTTAACGCAATGGCACAGCTGCCATTAGGGAGTGAATATCCAGCAAGCAGCGACATGCAAGGGGCTTCAATGCCAATCAGATTGGACAAGCATGCAGCAGAGATACCTAAATCCAGTGCTGATCCATTCAATGTACGCCTTAAACTAGACATTGAGACACCACAAGTGACACCTTTTATACATCTCCTAGACCTCCGGCCAATTTTTCCACAAAATACCATGACAAGATAAGTAATATACCAAATTCAGTTAGACCAATCACAAAAACAGTTAGATCCCTGaatttctctttgttttggCATGTTCCCCAACTATGCTATTTTTGGCATCCATTCTGCAAGTTTGCTGGATCTCCAAAGTTAAAGTGCATCTCTGTCATTAATTCAATCACCAATTCCTCAACTTGATAATGATGATGAGTAGTCACCATAGTATGATTCACAATTCAGTCCCCCTTCTACAACCTCATGTAATAACATATAAGATATATTGTCACATCACTATTTAGAATGTGAGACATCACCTGTGTCACCTTTAATATGTCTCCACAAACTTCGACCCAATTTCACCAGAAAATACCATGACATGATAAATGCAAATGCTAAAGTCCGACCTTGTACTGGCTCAACTaatacaataacaaaaataatgagATGCCCTGAATTCCTCTTTTTACTGACATGTTTCCCAGCTTTGCCATTTTCAGTTCGTACCCTGGGGGGTTCATTCGAACTACAAATTGCATCACACTGCAATCC from Diospyros lotus cultivar Yz01 chromosome 8, ASM1463336v1, whole genome shotgun sequence carries:
- the LOC127807819 gene encoding putative germin-like protein 2-3 isoform X2, which encodes MAKYCILILSLLALSCSMAVAYEPSPLQDFCVADPANSARVNGLACLDAKLVNADHFSFSGLHAAGNTSNKFGSAVTPVTVAQLPGLNTLGISMVRIDYARWGVIPPHAHPRATEILTVLEGTVEAGFVTSNPDNRLISKVLKKGDVFVFPVGLIHFQRNVGHGSAVAVASLSSQNPGLVTASGAVFGSNPPVPADILSKAFQLDKSIVEHLQTVF